A stretch of Oncorhynchus gorbuscha isolate QuinsamMale2020 ecotype Even-year linkage group LG24, OgorEven_v1.0, whole genome shotgun sequence DNA encodes these proteins:
- the LOC124012195 gene encoding LOW QUALITY PROTEIN: claspin-like (The sequence of the model RefSeq protein was modified relative to this genomic sequence to represent the inferred CDS: deleted 3 bases in 2 codons), whose translation MSVVISQQAESDSDSGMGSPVEEIASKMITNTVDSQDSDDDITVNRRSRCRKALRDSDSEEVVPEIAEALVLSASSGDEMETAEEEVKRAELKSKKISRIAPIDSDGSTPEEEEELVKKDVKPKEGKREKSQRHRGKKEKCRKAVERLKNKERPEEETPLPRALNDSGCLLGDNDLYDAGLDDDEEEESLDSIRAAVKQKSKKHKESLFDDDDDDDEMMRGPKQRPQERKAARASKEAMKQLHSETQRLVRESTCGLPYHMPEPKSIDQFFKRRARPEGSAMALLKSAKYQDLIKEATPTPSPPQPTQGVPTALSLPGPTLHPDPSSLPANGHFLPTPGEPPQGRGDLSNPGARRNEFPLPELAAIMQGANISVFGGAEIPSPEYMEAGPPEQNQADPSDSQAQEMESKAGDWEGAQPLPARASVDPIAPPVRKLKKDRLARLRELGVEPPPVPKLCADDGSFDLEPLQVNPGVEALKERFLRHVQPVARPRGERTVQLSVICKDSNEELHQDTVTTTIREGEEEAAHTTPGEKLTNLKSRLQQAMAVKRREDRERKAALHRLDNEDCGEEEEEEMTDSEGEEGVDELLGGDADGEDEDDDQDDDQEEGSEAQRGVRSPSLLRLKGPSPPPDMLNTDGTLMLFASSSCSRTGDGVKRTGPGGQDSYTKMEEEDSLSLAKDNSHNSSFELLGSMLPSYQPVNRSTTGGRGLSARTFRSPSPCFFRPSFLGSASKSSGKLSEPSLSLPVEDSQDLYAPPSPGESSGPLGAPSQGRFSLEEDSQLLDADGFLNVGPRTGPPRSHKRQLLLASLDENAMDANMGELLGMCSGGFGTAREGGVGGLGASQEDELLGLCSGMFPTTQTEGAMERKSEGGVRGLGATQEDELLGLCSGVFPTAQAEREKEGAEGRKREEAKMELEMDRDDDMDQLLGLCSGKFTTQGVSPLRSNSSYAPHSSTAEDRRTRLAEEDCEFRLLSDVESQSEQEDHDGDEDDENEVEEEEREAVFAPRQGKKKMRMAEFVDSEAELSGSDVGSEDEDDGENEYEEEELLDELPSDEELQDQVNKIHMKQVLDDDKRRLRLYQERYLADGDLHSDGPGRARRFRWKNIDDGFDMDGMGAEGEDDEEEEELDQAELQRRKERLEREQWLREQSDAKAKKGDDFDMDEEEKIGEEDSQFMKLAKKLTAKKLQKKELPVAPQADREFPAQNPFQRPSQPTMVKRGSLLSQPRSVLQKLACISEGNPLAPRNTRGFVFQSLSPEKEASAAEAPKKQMKKRGQIKVLAPAAKRPCRENNTPAAKGPQRSIFCYLEN comes from the exons ATGAGTGTGGTGATCTCGCAACAG GCCGAGAGTGATTCAGACAGCGGGATGGGCTCACCAGTGGAGGAGATTGCTTCTAAAATGATTACCAATACTGTCGACTCGCAAG ATTCAGATGATGACATCACAGTGAACCGGCGGTCCCGTTGTCGGAAGGCCCTGAGAGACAGTGATAGCGAGGAGGTTGTGCCTGAGATAGCAGAGGCTTTGGTCCTATCAGCATCCAGCGGGGATGAGATGGAGACTGCTGAGGAAGAGGTCAAAAGGGCAGAATTAAAGAGCAAGAAGATCTCCCGGATAGCCCCTATCGACAGTGATGGCAGCAcgccagaggaggaggaagagctgGTCAAAAAGGATGTGAAACCgaaggaagggaagagggagaagagccagagacacagagggaagaaagagaagtgCCGCAAAGCTGTGGAGCGACTGAAGAACAAAGAGAGACCTGAAGAG GAGACCCCTTTGCCCCGTGCTCTGAATGACAGCGGCTGTCTCCTTGGTGACAATGACCTATATGATGCTGGTctggatgatgatgaagaggaagagTCTCTGGACTCCATCAGAGCAGCAGTAAAGCAGAAATCCAAGAAGCACAAG GAGTCTTtatttgatgatgatgatgatgatgatgagatgATGAGG GGACCGAAACAGCGTCCCCAGGAGAGAAAGGCAGCTCGAGCTAGCAAGGAGGCCATGAAGCAGCTGCACAGTGAGACCCAGAGGCTGGTCCGAG AATCCACATGCGGGCTGCCCTACCACATGCCTGAGCCCAAAAGCATCGACCAGTTCTTCAAGAGGAGAGCCCGACCTGAGGGTTCTGCTATGGCACTACTGAA gtCTGCCAAGTATCAGGACTTGATAAAGGAGGCAACCCCAACACCTTCTCCCCCCCAACCCACCCAAGGAGTCCCAACAGCCCTCAGCCTCCCTGGACCCACCCTCCACCCAGACCCAAGCTCTCTCCCAGCCAACGGCCACTTCCTCCCTACACCAGGAGAACCACCGCAGGGCAGGGGAGACCTCTCCAACCCAGGAGCTCGACGA AATGAATTCCCACTACCTGAACTGGCCGCCATTATGCAGGGGGCTAATATTTCAGTGTTTGGTGGTGCTGAAATTCCATCACCAGAGTATATGGAGGCTGGACCCCCAGAGCAGAACCAGGCAGATCCCTCTGACTCCCAAGCACAGGAGATGGAGTCAAAGGCAGGGGATTGGGAGGGAGCTCAGCCGCTACCTGCTAGAGCCAGCGTGGACCCCATAGCACCACCAGTCAGAAAACTCAAGAAGGACAGGCTGGCCAGACTGAGGGAGCTGGGGGTGGAGCCCCCGCCTGTCCCCAAACTGTGTGCTGACGATGGGTCCTTTGATCTAGAACCCCTTCAAGTTAACCCAG GCGTGGAGGCGTTGAAGGAGCGTTTCCTACGTCATGTCCAGCCTGTGGCCCGGCCCAGAGGGGAACGCACCGTGCAGCTCAGCGTCATCTGTAAAGACAGCAACGAAGAACTCCACCAAGACactgtcaccaccaccatcagggaaggggaggaggaggctgCACACACCACGCctg GTGAGAAGCTGACCAATCTGAAGTCCCGTCTGCAGCAGGCCATGGCCGTAAAGAGACGGGAGGATCGAGAACGCAAGGCCGCCCTCCATCGCCTAGACAACGAGGACTGTGgcgaggaagaggaagaggaaatgacgGATTCCGAGGGGGAAGAG GGTGTAGATGAGCTACTGGGTGGTGATGCTGATGGCGAGGATGAGGATGACGACCAGGATGATGATCAGGAGGAGGGCAGCGAGGCACAGAGGGGTGTGAGGAGCCCCTCCCTGTTGAGATTAAAGGGTCCCTCTCCCCCACCAGACATGCTCAACACAGACGGAACCCTCATGCTGTTTGCGAGCAGTTCCTGCTCGCGCacggg GGATGGTGTGAAGAGGACAGGGCCCGGTGGTCAAGACAGTTACACAAAGATGG AGGAAGAAGATTCTCTGTCCCTGGCCAAGGACAACAGTCACAACAGTAGTTTTGAGCTGCTGGGCTCCATGCTGCCGTCCTACCAGCCTGTCAACCGCAGCACCACAGGAGGCAGGGGCCTGTCAGCCAGAACCTTTCGCTCCCCCTCACCCTGCTTCTTCAGACCCAGCTTCCTGGGATCTGCCTCCAAG aGCTCAGGGAAACTCTCCGagccctctctctcgctgcccgTGGAGGACTCTCAGGACCTGTATGCTCCTCCCTCCCCCGGCGAGTCTTCTGGCCCCCTGGGGGCCCCGTCCCAGGGTCGCTTCTCTCTGGAGGAGGACTCCCAGCTCCTGGATGCCGACGGCTTCCTCAACGTGGGGCCCCGCACTGGCCCCCCGCGCTCCCACAAGAGGCAGCTCCTACTGGCCAGCCTGGATGAGAACGCTATGGACGCTAACATGGGGGAGCTGTTAGGAATGTGCTCTGGGGGGTTCGGGACTGCCAGAGAGGGCGGAGTGGGGGGGCTTGGGGCCTCGCAGGAGGATGAATTGTTAGGGCTGTGTTCTGGAATGTTCCCTACCACACAGACGgagggagcgatggagaggaagagcgagggaggagTTAGAGGGCTGGGGGCGACCCAGGAGGATGAGCTGCTGGGGCTGTGTTCGGGAGTGTTCCCCACCGCACAggcagaaagggagaaggagggagcggaagggaggaagagggaggaagccAAGATGGAGTTGGAAATGGACCGAGACGATGACATGGATCAGCTGCTCGGCCTCTGCTCTGGGAAGTTTACTACTCAAG GTGTCTCCCCCTTGCGATCCAACTCTAGCTACGCCCCACACTCTTCAACTGCGGAAGACCG AAGAACGAGACTGGCGGAAGAGGATTGCGAGTTTCGACTTTTGTCAGACGTGGAGAGCCAGAGTGAGCAG gaAGACCATGATGGCGACGAGGATGACGAGaacgaggtggaggaggaggagagggaggctgtCTTTGCACCCCGGCAAGGAAAGAAGAAAAT GCGCATGGCAGAGTTTGTGGACTCTGAGGCTGAGCTCTCAGGTAGTGATGTGGGCAGTGAGGATGAGGATGACGGTGAGAATGAatatgaggaggaggagctgctgGACGAGCTGCCGTCTGATGAAGAGCTGCAGGACCAGGTCAACAAGATCCACAT GAAACAGGTCCTTGACGACGACAAGCGGCGACTGCGGCTGTACCAAGAGCGTTACCTAGCCGACGGGGACCTGCACTCAGACGGCCCGGGTCGAGCTCGCCGCTTCCGCTGGAAGAACATAG ACGATGGCTTTGACATGGACGGAATGGGGGCAGAGGgggaggatgatgaggaggaggaagagctggaccaggcagagctgcagaggaggaaagagaggctaGAGAGGGAGCAGTGGCTACGAGAACAG TCGGATGCTAAGGCCAAGAAAGGGGATGACTTTGACATGGACGAGGAGGAGAAGATTGGCGAGGAGGACAGCCAGTTCATGAAGCTGGCCAAGAAACTGACCGCCAAGAAACTACAGAAGAAAG AGCTGCCTGTTGCACCCCAGGCGGACAGAGAATTCCCAGCTCAGAACCCCTTCCAGAGACCTTCTCAACCCACCATG GTGAAGAGGGGCTCGTTGCTCAGCCAGCCCCGCTCGGTCCTGCAGAAGCTGGCCTGTATCTCCGAGGGGAACCCGCTAGCCCCCCGCAACACCCGAGGGTTCGTCTTCCAAAGCCTATCGCCAGAGAAAGAGGCCTCTGCTGCAGAAGCCCCCAAAAAACAG ATGAAGAAGAGGGGACAAATCAAGGTTTTGGCCCCGGCTGCTAAGCGGCCATGTCGAGAAAACAACACACCAGCAGCCAAAGGTCCCCAAAGAAGTATTTTCTGTTACCTGGAGAACTGA
- the LOC124012804 gene encoding uncharacterized protein LOC124012804 isoform X1 — MSIRDSQSRSRSESSTRIESRSRRLESHSRRIESPARRSEFQPSKMLHQDRPVNPQYRGQGGTSSPLRILSNNSQQQGGKRKQGEKDGNFNFLGQDDDIMTGGDENRNQVRPRNLGPLGRDQPHLPSSSNHYGPGPLSPLSRLPCWSPLESLPEIESGDDGYGRVPPDGAEEGKMEEEMGRMSDDEKEKQDLGGRCHETGSGGGRGGGGGGGSGGPRGMGRQRLRL, encoded by the exons ATGAGCATACG TGACTCTCAGTCAAGATCAAGAAGTGAATCTTCAACAAGAATTGAGTCTCGGTCAAGAAGACTTGAATCTCATTCACGGAGAATTGAATCCCCAGCAAGAAGAAGTGAGTTTCAGCCAAGCAAAATGCTCCACCAGGACAGACCCGTAAACCCCCAGTACCGAGGCCAGGGAGGCACCTCGTCCCCACTGCGGATCCTCAGCAACAACAGCCAGCAGCAGGGGGGCAAAAGGAAGCAAGGTGAGAAGGACGGCAACTTCAACTTCCTGGGTCAAGACGATGACATCATGACAGGGGGAGACGAGAATCGCAACCAGGTGCGTCCTCGtaacctgggcccattgggccgcGACCAGCCccaccttccctcctcctccaaccaCTACGGTCCGGGGCCCCTGTCCCCACTCTCCCGTCTGCCCTGCTGGAGCCCCCTGGAGTCCCTGCCTGAGATTGAGAGTGGGGACGATGGGTACGGAAGAGTGCCCCCGGATGGTGCGGAGGAGggcaagatggaggaggagatggggaggatgagCGATGACGAGAAGGAGAAACAAGACCTGGGGGGGAGGTGTCATGAAACAGGGAGTGGTGGTggaagaggaggcggaggaggaggtggaagtgGAGGACCCAGAGGAATGGGGCGACAGCGACTCAGACTTTGA
- the LOC124012804 gene encoding uncharacterized protein LOC124012804 isoform X2: MGDSQSRSRSESSTRIESRSRRLESHSRRIESPARRSEFQPSKMLHQDRPVNPQYRGQGGTSSPLRILSNNSQQQGGKRKQGEKDGNFNFLGQDDDIMTGGDENRNQVRPRNLGPLGRDQPHLPSSSNHYGPGPLSPLSRLPCWSPLESLPEIESGDDGYGRVPPDGAEEGKMEEEMGRMSDDEKEKQDLGGRCHETGSGGGRGGGGGGGSGGPRGMGRQRLRL; the protein is encoded by the exons ATGGG TGACTCTCAGTCAAGATCAAGAAGTGAATCTTCAACAAGAATTGAGTCTCGGTCAAGAAGACTTGAATCTCATTCACGGAGAATTGAATCCCCAGCAAGAAGAAGTGAGTTTCAGCCAAGCAAAATGCTCCACCAGGACAGACCCGTAAACCCCCAGTACCGAGGCCAGGGAGGCACCTCGTCCCCACTGCGGATCCTCAGCAACAACAGCCAGCAGCAGGGGGGCAAAAGGAAGCAAGGTGAGAAGGACGGCAACTTCAACTTCCTGGGTCAAGACGATGACATCATGACAGGGGGAGACGAGAATCGCAACCAGGTGCGTCCTCGtaacctgggcccattgggccgcGACCAGCCccaccttccctcctcctccaaccaCTACGGTCCGGGGCCCCTGTCCCCACTCTCCCGTCTGCCCTGCTGGAGCCCCCTGGAGTCCCTGCCTGAGATTGAGAGTGGGGACGATGGGTACGGAAGAGTGCCCCCGGATGGTGCGGAGGAGggcaagatggaggaggagatggggaggatgagCGATGACGAGAAGGAGAAACAAGACCTGGGGGGGAGGTGTCATGAAACAGGGAGTGGTGGTggaagaggaggcggaggaggaggtggaagtgGAGGACCCAGAGGAATGGGGCGACAGCGACTCAGACTTTGA
- the LOC124012804 gene encoding UPF0500 protein C1orf216 homolog isoform X3, whose amino-acid sequence MERKRSSKPLRTGNSLLDGGALSDSDTDCGELPEPEDAVWTLRDRERFKAQEMEKHQAQLTMYRRLALIRWVRSLQGRVQEQQNRLQSSFDVILDHRKELLRMGAATTATATASQS is encoded by the coding sequence ATGGAGAGGAAAAGGAGCAGCAAGCCTCTGAGAACGGGGAACAGTCTGCTTGACGGAGGAGCGTTGTCGGACTCGGACACGGACTGCGGCGAGCTGCCTGAGCCGGAGGACGCCGTGTGGACCCTGAGGGACCGCGAGCGCTTCAAGGCCCAGGAGATGGAGAAGCACCAGGCCCAGCTCACCATGTACCGCAGGCTGGCTCTGATCCGCTGGGTCCGCAGCCTGCAGGGCCGTGTCCAGGAGCAGCAGAACCGCCTCCAGTCCAGCTTTGACGTCATCCTCGACCACAGGAAGGAGCTGCTGCGCATGGGCGCTGCCACCACTGCAACTGCCACAGCCAGCCAATCGTAG